Genomic segment of Sporocytophaga myxococcoides:
TGGCCCAGGAGGTCCTGGCGGTCCGAGTGGTCCAAGTGGTCCTGGCCCAGGTGGTCCCGGAGGTCCTGGCGGTCCAGGTGGCCCTGGTCCTGGAGGTCCTGGCCCTGGTGGTCCAAGTGGCCCGAGCGGTCCAAGTGGCCCAAGCGGCCCAGGAGGTCCTGGTGGACCTGGCGGCCCTGGTCCTGGAGGTCCTGGTGGACAACCAAGATGCGGTAATAACGGAACTGTAGGTACGGCGATTTGTAATACATTCTTTACAATAACAGGTTGTGCTTTAGCTGTAGGTGGTTGTGCAGAGAGTTTGTTCGAATCTGTAGCGCTTACACCTGCGTGGGGAGTAGCGAACTGCTCAATGGGAGCCTTCGGTTGCGGATACGCTGTAGGAGGATTACTAACAGATCCTAAAGCGCCTCCGGGATGGGGTGTTGGTCCTGGTGATGTTGGTTGTGTACCTGGAGGATTTAACCTATTAGGAGCTGCTACAGTGTTAAATTGTATTGCACAGAGAATTATCTGTAATCAGGTTGTAGCATCTTGCGATCCGAATGACATAATTGGCCCGAAAGGATATGGAGAAGGCAGATATGTTTCAAGAAGTGAAGTGTTGCCATATACGATCCGTTATGAAAATGATCCTGAAGCTGCTACTGCTCCTGCTCAGAAAGTTGAAATAAGACAGGTGCTTGATAGTGATCTGAACCCTTTGACCTTCAGAGTTAAAGATTTTGGATTTGCGGACTATGTGTTTGCTGTTGAAGGAAATGTATCCTCTTATTTCAATACTGTGGACCTTCCGGATTCATTAGGATATGATCTTGAAGTAACTGCAGGTATTGATATTGAGAAAAATGAAGCTTTCTGGATCTTACAAACTATAGATTCAAAAACAGGATTACCTCCTGCAGATCCATTGAAAGGTTTCCTTGCACTGAATGATTCAACAGGTGCAGGAGAGGGTTTTGTAAACTATACAATTAAAGCGAAGAACAATGCCATTACAGGTGATTCTATTCTGGCTCTCGCTGAAATCGTATTTGATATTAATGCTCCGATTATAACTCCTGAGATATTTAATATCATTGATGCAGAACCTCCTGTTTCTAAAGTGAAAGTTCTTGGCATAGACAGTGATTCCATTACTGTGACTGCTGAAATAGAGGATGATTTCAAAGGAAGCGGTGCAAAAGCATATGACCTGTATGTTTCAGAAGGAAACGGAGACTTCAAACTGGTAGCTTCAGATTTGCCTAATGATAGTACGTTCAAAATTGCATCCAAAGAAGGCGAAGTATATTGTTTATATGCAGTATCAAAAGATAATGTAAATAATAAAGAAGCTCAGAAACCTCAGGCAGATACTTGCTTTATTTCCACTGGGGTAGTCACAGGAACAGTAACTCCGAAGGTTGAAGGAACATTTATACTTTATCCGAATCCTTCTGATGGCTATAAGTTCAATGTTCTTATAACCGGTCTTGAGATTCAGGAGACAGTAACTCTTGAAGTGGTAGATGTTCTGGGAAGGTCTATGTTTGTGACAGACTTTAGAGATGCTGCTTATTTTATTGATTCGGAAGTTAAACTTTCGCCTAAGCTTGATCCTGGAATTTATTTCGTAAATTGTTATACGAAGAAAGGAAAGTCAGTTAAGAAAATGGTTGTAGAAAGATAACATACTGAATAAAGTTACTCATAAATAAAGAGGCTGAAGTAAGAGAAATCTTACTCAGCCTCTTTTGTTTTATGAGTTTTCGTATTACCTGGTGAATTTATATGTTTTCAAGCGGACGATTGATTCGTTTTTGGACAAAGACCCTTAAATCAG
This window contains:
- a CDS encoding T9SS type A sorting domain-containing protein → GPGGPGGPSGPSGPGPGGPGGPGGPGGPGPGGPGPGGPSGPSGPSGPSGPGGPGGPGGPGPGGPGGQPRCGNNGTVGTAICNTFFTITGCALAVGGCAESLFESVALTPAWGVANCSMGAFGCGYAVGGLLTDPKAPPGWGVGPGDVGCVPGGFNLLGAATVLNCIAQRIICNQVVASCDPNDIIGPKGYGEGRYVSRSEVLPYTIRYENDPEAATAPAQKVEIRQVLDSDLNPLTFRVKDFGFADYVFAVEGNVSSYFNTVDLPDSLGYDLEVTAGIDIEKNEAFWILQTIDSKTGLPPADPLKGFLALNDSTGAGEGFVNYTIKAKNNAITGDSILALAEIVFDINAPIITPEIFNIIDAEPPVSKVKVLGIDSDSITVTAEIEDDFKGSGAKAYDLYVSEGNGDFKLVASDLPNDSTFKIASKEGEVYCLYAVSKDNVNNKEAQKPQADTCFISTGVVTGTVTPKVEGTFILYPNPSDGYKFNVLITGLEIQETVTLEVVDVLGRSMFVTDFRDAAYFIDSEVKLSPKLDPGIYFVNCYTKKGKSVKKMVVER